CAGACATGGATACCATCCGGGGCGGCGCAGGCGGCCGCCAGCCACTTGCCGTCGGGGGAGATCGCCACGTTGACGGTTGGTCCGTTTGGGCCGGAGAATGTTTGAAGCGGATCGCCGCCGGTGGCCACATCCCACAGCTTCACTTGGGCGTCGGCGCCGGCCGTGGCCAATTGCTTCCCGTCGGGCGTGAATGCCACGCCATTGACGGTCTGTTGGTGCGCGTTGAACTCGCGGCGAACTTCCCCCGTCTTCGGATCGAGCAGCTTCGCCATCGGTCCGACGCCGATGGCCAGCACGGCTCCCGCCGATGAATAGGCGAGGGAATGGATCACCGCCTTCTCGTGCAGCGCAATCCGCGGCTGCCGCGCGGCCAAATCCCAAACAATCAACGTGTCAACGCCGCCGTAAGCGACCGCCAGCGATCTGCCATCCGGCGAGAACGCCAAGCGGCGCGCGGGCGTTAGCTTCGGTTGTGCATTCGCCGCGGGCTGCTGGGCTGTAGCACTCGCGCCGAAACTCGTGATTGCCAGCGCGGTAATGAAAACTAATCGCATCATCGCAACCTCCGATATTGTAGTAGGCACACTCCGTGTGCCGTTGCGGCCACGGGACGCGGAGCGTGCCTGCTACATTGCCCGCGGCTTCGCCGCATGATGTTGCTCCTTGCCTACCTCGCTTGACAGGGCTGATTTGTTCGTGGTCGCTACCTCGGGTGCGTGCGGGTCAACATGGCTCCGGTAGGCAGCTACGGATTCTTCGTCTTCGGTAATTGATCCAAATCCCACACGAGCACAGTGGAATCGGCAATTGATACCGCCAACAATTTGCCGGAGTGGGAAAACTCGATTGCATGTGCCGCGGACGGCAAGTCAATATGCTTCACCTGGGACAAATCCGGAATCTTGAGCAATTCAACTCGTGCTTGGTCCTCGTAGCCCCCGACCGTCACCGCGGCAAGGTGGCCGTCGGGTGAAAACGCGACGGGGCCCACGCCTCGACCCGGCAAATCGAGTTTTTTTAGAACACTACCATCGACAAAACTTCGTAATTCAATTGGTACACTCTTAGCAAGCGTTGCGCCGCCCAGGCCGTTTTTCCCCATCCAATTTTTTAAGGTCCAGGTCGTCGTCAGCAGATATCGGCCGTCAGGTGATAATGCCGTTCGACTGCTCGATCCAGCTTGATATGCGATTGGCTGTAGCTCGTCGCCAGTGCGGACCGAAAAACGGCGGGCTGTGTCTAAAAGCAGAGTCAGCGTACTCGCGTCCGCGGAAAAGCAACCGGCGCTGAGCATGGGTTCTCGGCCCGTTGGAGACGAGAATGGCGGGTTACCTAGCGCGTCAGACTCCATTTGTAGACCGGCGGGCTTTGCTTGGAATTCCTGTACTGCTTTGCCCGTTGCGACATCCCACACGTAGACGCGCATGTCGTCGCCCCATGACGCAAACTGCTTGCTGTCGGGCGTAAAGCGCAACGCTCGATAACCCCCTGACCAACCGTGGCCGGGCAAACGGTAAATCTCTCGGCCGGTAGCGAATTCCCACAATCGAACGGTATCGTCGATGCTCGAAGAGACGGCAAATCTCCCATCGGGCGATACATCCATCGCTCGAATCCAAGGATCGCCGTGGCGTTCGTCCGGCGCGTGCCGCATGACCCGCAGTTGGCGCGACTCGCCAAGATTCCAAATGCGGATCGTGCCATCATCGCCGGCAGTCGCCAGTTGATCATCACCGGGAAGGAATCGGATTGAATTCGGCGGTTGGGTGTGCCCTGAAACGTCCGCGGCGATCGGTTCACCCGTTTTCAAATCCCAAACGCACATCGTCGAGCTCCATTCGCATGATCCCGCGAGTTGCCGGCCGTTTGGCGAGAACGCCAGGAACGAGGCGCCGCCAAATAGACCTCGGAGCCTGCGAACCAGTCGGGCGCTCGAAGCCTCCCAGAGGGCTACCCCCCCGCCTGCACTCTGGTCGCTGATCGAAGTGGCCAGCAACTTACCATCGGGCGAAAATGCCAGGCAGTACTCGCCCCAATCCTCGCCGCCGGGCGCGCTGAAGGTCCGCAAAGTTTGCCCTTTAACGGTGTCGAACAGATAGACCTTTTTGAAGTCGTGATTCCCGTTGACAACGGCCACCGTTGCCCCGTCTGGCGAGAATACGAACGCCCAAACCGGGTAAGGACCGAAGTTCGGATTGCTTGGAATCTCGATTGAGCGCGGCTCTTCATTGGCGCGCCAGTTCCAAAGCATGAAATTGCCCTCGTGACCGCCGACGGCCAACGATTTTCCATCGGGAGAGAAGACGATTGATTCAATTGAGCGAACGCCAATATCCCGGCTCGCGATCTCCGCTTGGCGATCAATGTCGACAAGTTGAACTTTGTCTCGACCGTAGGCGAGCGTCTTTCCGTCGGGCGACAAGGCGAGATGCACGCCCCATTGCTTCCCCAAGTTCAATTGGAGGAGTCGGCGCTCCGATGACTGATCGAATACGCCAAGCCAAGGCACGTTCTCGCCCCGCTCGTCATCAAAATGCCATCCAAATGCGCCCGCTCGGCCGCCACCAAATGCGGCGGAATTTCGTGGAATCTGATGCTCCCAAAGGCGATTTTCGCCTAGCAACCGACCTGAAGTCGGATTCCACCGCTGCAGCCAACCATCACTAGTGACCTGCACCAAAGTCTTTCCATCGTCCCCGTAGGTTAGCGCAACTGGCTCACGCGCGGGCCGAAATCGCTTGGTGCCCAGCCGGGCGATGACGCCGGCCGGCAATGGATCGCCGTCGATATCCATGCCCTTTGCCGCGCCGGCCCGTTCCGTTCTTGAAGCATCCTTCGAGTCGGAATCGCGATTGTCCGAAGTAGAGGATTCTTTTGCGTTCGGGCGATCATCTGCCATGGCCGCCCGCTCGCGTTGGCCCATCGGCAGCAGAAGCACTCCGCTGGCCGCGATCATCGCCAAGCCGGTGAGTCCCAATTTGGCCGTAAGAGGAATCGGTCGGC
Above is a window of Pirellulales bacterium DNA encoding:
- a CDS encoding M56 family metallopeptidase translates to AAMVEEQKGTVPLSSSGFRIGSRRQVTLKMTDRLGSPAICGFWRPTILLPRGFPAGLDREQVRMVFVHELVHWRRGDLQVNCIQTLLQILYFYSPAVWIANLLIRRLREQAVDETVLVAVRGQSERYAATLLDIAGATLQPAEAMLRLIGVVESRRALSTRIRHILSRPIPLTAKLGLTGLAMIAASGVLLLPMGQRERAAMADDRPNAKESSTSDNRDSDSKDASRTERAGAAKGMDIDGDPLPAGVIARLGTKRFRPAREPVALTYGDDGKTLVQVTSDGWLQRWNPTSGRLLGENRLWEHQIPRNSAAFGGGRAGAFGWHFDDERGENVPWLGVFDQSSERRLLQLNLGKQWGVHLALSPDGKTLAYGRDKVQLVDIDRQAEIASRDIGVRSIESIVFSPDGKSLAVGGHEGNFMLWNWRANEEPRSIEIPSNPNFGPYPVWAFVFSPDGATVAVVNGNHDFKKVYLFDTVKGQTLRTFSAPGGEDWGEYCLAFSPDGKLLATSISDQSAGGGVALWEASSARLVRRLRGLFGGASFLAFSPNGRQLAGSCEWSSTMCVWDLKTGEPIAADVSGHTQPPNSIRFLPGDDQLATAGDDGTIRIWNLGESRQLRVMRHAPDERHGDPWIRAMDVSPDGRFAVSSSIDDTVRLWEFATGREIYRLPGHGWSGGYRALRFTPDSKQFASWGDDMRVYVWDVATGKAVQEFQAKPAGLQMESDALGNPPFSSPTGREPMLSAGCFSADASTLTLLLDTARRFSVRTGDELQPIAYQAGSSSRTALSPDGRYLLTTTWTLKNWMGKNGLGGATLAKSVPIELRSFVDGSVLKKLDLPGRGVGPVAFSPDGHLAAVTVGGYEDQARVELLKIPDLSQVKHIDLPSAAHAIEFSHSGKLLAVSIADSTVLVWDLDQLPKTKNP